In the genome of Hippoglossus hippoglossus isolate fHipHip1 chromosome 9, fHipHip1.pri, whole genome shotgun sequence, the window ccttcttcttcttctctttagtCTTGGCAGGGGCAGACTGAGGCACAGGGGATGGGGGTGAGGGGCCATGGGGAGAGGTATCAAGGGAGGATGTGACAGGGGTCATGGCTGTAGAAGGGGGCGGAGGTTGCAGGAGATTATTGGGTGTGGGATTCTGGGAGGTTGGAGACTCTCCTTGGGTTGAGGAAGGGGTAATGGCAAGAGTGGGGGGTCTGGCATTGGAGGCTTTGTGGGATGAAGGGGGTGTGCTTTCTTCATCATTTTTCCCGTTGGCCTGTGCATGGCGTTGAGGATGACTTGGCGTGGCCGAGCCAGCGCCATCCTTCCTGGGCTCTCCTGGTGGGCATCGTGTTCTCTGCTTGGCTATTTGGTAGATTCTTACGTAGACCAGGATCATGATGACGCATGGTGCAAAGAAGGAGCCAATGGTGGAGTAAAGGATGTACCAGCGTTCATCGTTCAGCCTGCACTGGGGGCCTCTGTCGGCCTCCCCCTCCCCTGGCTCgctcttgttcagtgagagcaggggagggaaggagatgatGGCAGAGATGAGCCAAACCACCACAATCGCGGCTTTGATGCGTCTGGGAGTCCGCTGACGCCCATACGTGACCCTGGAAATGGAGAGGTAGCGGTCCAAGGAGATGGCGCACAGGTGCACAATAGAGGAGGTGCAGAAGAGCACGTCCAGCGCCAAGTAGATCTCACACCACAGAGACTTAAAGTACCAGTAGCCGAGAAGTTCATTAGCCAGGGAGAAGGGGATGATGAGCGTGGCCACTAAAATGTCCGCAGCGGCCAGGGACACCAAGAACAGGTTCTGCGGACCCCGGAGCGCCCGGCTGGTCAGGACAGCGATGATGACCATGATGTTGCCCACGATGGTGAAGAGGACCATGCAGGTGATGGCGGTGGCGAAGAGCGCCGTGGCTTCGGGGGAGTACGGGGCGAGATTCAGGACGCTCTGGTTGCAGGGCACGGAGGCTCCGGAGCTGCTCCCGCTGCTGTTCCAGCCGCTCAGCTCCATGGAGCAGCTACTGTCCAGAACCGAGGCCATGCTGGGTGTAGTTCTCCAGGAGTCTTcacagataaaaaataaatacataataataatatatgtatattaaagTTTGGACATTGGAATTGTTTGTATACTGGTTTTCATcaaggtcttttttttaataattcgTCATAACATTATTGTAGGTTTGCAGATTGAAATGTTCCATTCGGTTTTGGACAATACAGATAATGTGATAATAGTTATATTTACCTCAGTTGCTGTTGTTTCGTCTCTGTGTTGCGTCCAAATGTTAGCTCCCTCGCATCCTCCACTGCAGGTCTTCCAAGTCCATTTTAAGCGCACAAACAGTCCCGGGCGGTGTGCGTCGAAACACGGATTGGTGCCTTTCAATTAAAAACGACGCTCTGCCTTTTTGTAGAACAGATTTCCCCACAGAAATACAGAATTAATATTTGTGACTCTGCCTGCTGCGCATCAACCCCTGCAGAGTAACAATTCAGCCAGAAGcgcacaaataaataaaaaacttctGGATCTGTTTGTCTCGGTTGATTAATCGTTGTCTTGAAGGGGAGAGATTCAATTTACAATAATCAAATTTCCGGTCGTGAACAGCGAGGCGACAATTAACAACGGTTTAGAGTGAACAAGCTCTGCACTTCTCCACACACCTCCGTGCGCCCTCGTTTGGAGACGCGCGCCTTGCCGAGCGTCTCATGTGAGGAGCGATCACAGAAAGGCtcacacaaagtgaaataaagttAATATAATGCAATATTTACGTTGAGTCGCTAACAAAACATGATGCCCGCGTTTCAAGCCACTCGGGAAGGGGACGGCTCAAAGTTAACCTCTGCGTGCGCACGGAGTCACATACACGAAGCCAATTCGTAGTGTCTTCCGTGGCGAAACGATCCCTGCAGAGCTGCTTCCGTCTGGAGTTGTTTCTGTCTCCCCGCAATTTTTCCCCAGGATGTCAAAGATTCAGTCGCTCCGCTGGCGCACATCACCCGCGTCCTCACAGAGGCGCAGCAGCATCTTTCTCTTGTGACCAGGACCTTATGAAATCTAATAAGTGGGGGTGCCTCCCATCTCCCTCTTGCGCGTCTTTTTCAGAGCCGGTGATGTCACTGTGGAGCGGAGGGCGTCATGGGATCTTTCTCTCTAtccctccagctcttctccccccccccccccccccccccagtcacaTTAAAACGCTGCAGTTGTGTTAGGACTGGCTTGTTGGGTGGCACCGCTTCGTTCAGCTCACTCCGCTGAACGCTGGGGGTGTCCGGATTTCAGAGATTAATTTTCATGCATTCACCGAGGTCATGTTGTATCTTGGTCATTCACAAAAAGAGCATAAAGGAGGTTCTCGTTCTCAACTGTGACAAAGTGTGGACACATGTTTttgatgtaataaaaacatattaagTCCACACGTTATTCCCCAAACCCTTAATTTTAAGGAATATCTGTGAACAATGATCCAAGTCATGGAATCTTCAGTTGTTAAGATGTCTCATTCAGTTGTTTATTTTGAGGAATGCTCTTCTTCAAAGTGCCAAACGATTGATGAATTAAACTGTTAAACAACAAATTTCAAATTAtggcagatttattttttaaatataaaaaccttCTTCTGCACAAAGCTGGACAAGCTAATATACGTCAAAGTAATGGTGATTGTTTTTCCTTATACAATCTGCAGTCTCCTCATGCTCGGCCACCTCACAACTTAAATTCAGTGTGTTATCTTCCACTCCAGCTCACAGGGCAGCCTCTGCACTGCATTTACATCACCACTTGATTTCCATTTAAATCCCTCTGCCCCTATATGTGTCCTGCAACTTCCTGCCTCGTGAAACATGGACACCCACGGCATCCCCTCATCGAGTTTGTTGCCTACCTGAGATCAAGTGTTCAGTTATGGGGTGCAGCATAGGTCATTCTGCTCGTTTTACAGAGACATATATTAAACAGGAAAGTGGGTGAGTGGTCCCTGTGTTAAAAACTCAATCACtgacaaataacacaaataaacacacacgccACACTCTTCAGCCCACACATGTACACGCACATACAATCTTATGAATGGTATGTGGGTAGGAGGTCCTgctcactttgtttttgtagagcatccccccccacacagtgTTGCATTAATGAGAGAGACACCCAGAGAGGCACCCATGGAATTACAGTTGGGAGCCCTAAATGTGTgacctgaagctgcagccaatAATGGTTGCAgcatttttctctccacaccACACATTCTAAATATAAAGGGAAAGAGAACAAAGCTTTTAGCGGGAGAGTGCACTCCAATCAAGAGCCTCTGTTTCCGTGGGTGAACTGTGCTTAGTAACGCGCTGGAAATGCATTCTGGGGGAGAGGGGTGTGCCATTGATGCCAAGGTTATAGAGGCCGAGCAGCACACAGTGTTCAATACACCACTTTTGAAGTGCTTGTTGTATAAGAGCATGTGATATAGAAACACGTACACGCTCACGCAAAACAGAACCAAACACGACCCTGGAGGAGCTTCTGTTGTCACATATCGCACGCAGGGGATGAAGTTTGCACCTGGTCTtggagaggacacacactctTTGAGAAAGTTTTAATTCTCTTCAAAATCCCTGAAGTCTCCCTGTAAAGATTTAACACTGCTAAGAAAAAGTCTTCTCCAAATGTGTTCCAGCTTGACTGCAGCCAGGTCGGCATAATGCTGCAAGGTTTGTGAGGAAGGCTGCGCACATCGTGGTTCAAGTGCAAATCACTTACCGCACAGTCCCTGCCCTTTGTACGATTTCATTATAGACCCCCCGATCCATTTTGACAAGTTATTGGTTTGATCCTGCCCCCTGTTTTCTTGTGCGCTCGTACGTTTTGTGTGCAGTGGAGCTGTTTTATTTCAGACCATGAGAGTGAGAACAGTCTGGGAATGTGAGGTAGTTCCTTGATCTCTTCAGAGGGCCACGATTTGGGTTTATGGTTCAGTAAGTTCAGCGAGGTCCTGGTTAGGGTTAGGCCTGTATCTGATGTATGTAAAGTGAGGGTTAGGGAATAGAACAACGCCCATTTTTGCTTGTCAATCATCAGTCaatcaacattttatttgaagagcccatattcacaaatcaaaatttgtctcatagggcctaacaaggtgcgacatcctctgttcttaagcctcaacaagagtaaggaaaaagtACCAAAAAACCCTATTAACTGATCAGCCATCAGCTGCCACCGCGATCAACTGCTACCACAATCAGATCCACCATGACACTCCATGATCAGCTACCAACATGATCACGATccgtgatccaccatcatgataTGGTCCATGATCACTGTCTACGATCCAGCATcatgatccacgatgtggctgcagcagcgatcctggatctgcaaacgataaaACACAACGGCtccagggaagaagtcaagtcagtaatatgtattgatgagacattaatgtgataatgagggaggagaggagagagaagcgtgttgtgtcccccgacattctacACCTATAGCAGCATTActaagagctggtccaagacaaacctgaaccgactctaactataagctttatcaaaaaggttTTATAAGCCTGCTCTTAAATATAAAGAGAGGCCTGCCACCTCTTTTCACAAATTGGATTATACCATAATTTGCGAGCAGACCAACCATCTGGTGGTTTTCTCTTCTCAGACTGATTGTGTTGAAAGTTTTTAGAGGCCTAGAGAAACATAAGTACTATTTAATCACAAAGATtgggagaaaggaaagaaaaatatatatacagcatATTTCCCATCGATTCATATTCCTGCAACGCCTTCCACTGCGATGGATTTTATGTGGTGCTTTGGTAAACATACATGATTAAGTCCTTACTGAAGTGTCCCAGGTTCGATTCCAGTTTGtgccctttgctgcatgttgTCCCCCATACATCTATTTCTCTAACTCTCTTatatgtgtgtctctctgtcgaCTTTCCAATCACAATAAAGGGAAAGAAAACCCgtaaaagaacaaagaaaacaattataCCAGTGACATTCCTCAGAAGTATGGCATTAAAAaggtttgtgtatgtgtgtgcatcctGCAAACAATTACAGAGAGCGCTCCCAGATGGTCAAACAGTAATTTACCCAACTGCTTTTGTAATGATGACAACTtctgtttgtgcgtgtgcctgCAGGCCACAGCAACTGTGTGTTGTTCCTCCACACTGTAATTCTCCAGCTAATAATATCACACATATTGCATTCATGTAATCTGTTAGCGGTGTTTTCCAAACTGCCTTTCTTGTGTGAGTGACGTGGTCTTCAGCTGTGAATAGCAAATAGTTTAAATCCCCACAACTAACAAAAGTGGGATCCCTGTGCAAATCCCTAATCTCTCGTGCTCCTCTTTTTGTGCATAAAGaaagagagcaaacacacacaagcagacgcACCATTGGTAGGTGTTGGCACAGCCTAATGTAATATGACAGAGCCTGACAGTTGTTTAATGTGGACACTGAGTGTGAATAACGGTTTCATTAAGGGGCCTGACTCAGTGAGGAGGCATAACATGAGAAGGAGATGAGAGtcaagagacagagaggtgtaAAAGTCTGCCTCCGGAGGTCAGTGATCGAGTGAAGGGACAGTAAAATCTTTTCAGTGTGTTGATGGACAATCACGTGTTCggaaacagaacagacagaagtgtgtgtgtgtgtgtgtgtgtgtgtgtgtgtgtgtgtgtgtgtgtcacttccCTGTGTTATCTTGATAATAAAAGAGCTTCATCAGGTAATAAACGGTCTGCTGGTGTCATCTGCTGGATGATTCTGATTCCTCTTGTTTTCTAGTAATTTCAAAAGTTGTCAGCAGAGGGCCCTGTCTTATTATAAATTCATCTACAGACAATGTTTTTGGTGATGACTACCATGATGACaataatcttttcttttattcttaaCCTAAGTAAACATACTTGTACAACaataatgaaatacaacatAACAAGTGAATCTCCTGTATTCACAATACTCCTTAATGTAAAAGTCAAgtattaaaagtcaaagtacttcAGAAAAATTGCTTGTGACTAATAtgtgactatatatatataagattgTTAATGCTGATGCATTTAAGCTTAAGCAGGAGTTTATTCTAGTAGTTGAGCTAACCATAAGTTATTCAGTTGTATACATTAAGTCCATTGGGGCCCATCCTAAGGTTAGAGCTGCCTCCAGGGGGTGATATATAAAGTCTGGCTTCACAAATGTGTGTCAGcgtttcagacttttttttaacctttgcCTTTTTGTGAAATACTGGATAACTGTAAAACCATCTGGGAAATGTATATGAGAAATTTGCCTTCTATCAAAACACATCTGACATGCAACAAATAGAAGAAAGCTTTTTTATAAATAGGTCATGTGCCAATCACTTGTTTAATCATTAACAATGCAGTGTGTTTTATAGGCTTGTGCCTTTAGTGTAACATCTTAGTCTGAAAAGTTAATGTTACTCAAGTGCAAATAGATCAATACTGTAGTTGAGTAAAATGTACTTCTTTGCAATTATTTTCCAGCAGTCTACAGAGACTGTTACTTTTCAAAATCTATAAAAGTTTGACAGTTCACAAACAGGAACAAGCACAAATGGAAACAAACTCGTaatcaaaagcaaaacaaaacatgctGGGCAATAGATATTTCCAAGAGGGAGTGGATTATTTAAGTGTCAGTGACATCAGAGGATAAGGTGGTGGTGACATTTGACCTTTAATTCACTAGTGCTGGTTCTTAGTCATTTGAGATGGTTGAGTTTGGAGTCAACTACATTTtgttcaatataaaaacaactgatGATATAACAGCTCGatgttcaaagttcagttgTGTATTGTGGTGAAATTCAGTTTCTGGAAAAGTGACTTTTACCCACAATGACATGAGGCTGTGTGTGTAATTCTCGTAACATATGCAAGCCTGGGGGGCTGACATGTTAAAAATTAGCTCAGTGTGGATGTCAAACCGGTAAATCAATCCAACAAAATGAGGAACCAGCATTTGATCACCTTGGGAAACCAAAGCTACCCgatgacattttaattgatGTGCAGATCACGATACTGTATCATGACCACAAATCAATTTGTGATAAGGAACGAACTTTCCAAACTTCCTGATCAAATATAGCCTCTGTGACCTTTCTCTCTTTGTCGAGTGCTTTTTAAAAACGAATTCTCTCTGTCAAATGTGGAAAGTTGTTCTCTCCACTTGAGTAAGTGGAAGTGTTATGTGTGTCAGTGGTTGTTGAGGTCAAAAGGCCGTCAGACTGTAAAACCCATTCTCTGCAGATAATCCTCCAAAATACTCAGCAATGCACCGGTTTAATTCCCCCTGATTCAGCAAGAGTGAATTAAGTGCAGCGAGGTCAGTGTTTAATGTTCACCCACGAAAAGACAGCAACACACTCAGGAACGACTGGTCTGCGATCACTTTGGCTGTCTCGAGTCAAGTGTCACAGACCGTGAGCTGGCTGCTACTTTacagaaaaaattaaatagtattaaacagaaaaaaacagattcaGTATGCTCAccgccatgtttttatttcagtggaAAAACAGCAGGGATCAGCCTAACCTCGTTGGTATAAAGTGcaataacagaaaataatgtGTCATAACAAATGCtgatgtaataaataaaaatataaattctatTTACACGATAAAAACAACTTAGTAAGAGTAATTTATCTCAGGATACAAAAATGATCAGACCTTGGATTATACACCACTTCTGGTTGGTGCAGTTTTATAAATTAGACAATAAAACCAGTATTGCTGTATGAAGTGAACACAGTGTTGTCTCATATAAAGATGTCACAGTGGCTGTAACTGTGGAGGAATGACTCTCAGAATGGAAATAAGACAGCCCTTGCAAATAATCAGGCACGTAAATCAAAAAAggtaactctcactctcactctctctctcactctctcactctctctctctctctctctctctcactctctcactctctctctctcactctctcactctcactctctctcactcttaaGTACAAAACGTCAGGGGATATTAGCTCATAGCTGCTCTACCTTGCTGGCTCAGAATCACAATTGTTCATAATGTGGTTATTACAGTGGGGGTTTTATGTTGCAAACTGCTGGAAGTAAGAATCCGGATCCACCAGCCATGTGCTGGCAGCAACACAAGTAGCTTTGATAGTACAAACAGTATATTTGTACATATGTTTAGTCCAGCACAATGCCTACAAGAGGCAGAagatttaagtaaaagtacagtcATGTCaatttccttcctcttcatccttgGCAGAGGACGTCTGtctcaaactgcagcagctgtccCATGAAGGCCAGGTTGGGGGAGATGACGTGACGTCGCTGCTTCACAAAGTCGAAGGCCTCATCCAGCCGCACGCGCTGCGTGTGCATGAGGTAGGCCAGACAGATGGTGGCAGAGCGGGAGATGCCTGCCTGGCAATGCACAAACACCCGACCACCCCTCTGCTTCACAGAGTCTGTAGGCAGGacggaaagaggaagagagatcaGCACATTGCGTTCCATTTCACATCAGTTTCACTGACATCAGGGAGaatgttttacaagctgaaatacataaaaagcTCTAGAACCACTGGACTGAAGGGGCGGTCTATGACAAATGTCATTAGTCACTGTGCTAATGGAAATTTAGTTCAtccacctccatcttctcctgAACTGAACGTTAAGGTAAAATGGTCCAAACAAGCAGCAGAATACACTTTGTAATGTCAATTCACTTCTCCTCCGCACCTTGTGCCCCATAATCCAGTTTTGTAGTCAGACGATTACACTGTTGGTTCTTAAGTCTCGGCTACAAAATGGATTATGCTGCACAGTCTGCTTAGAGAAATATTTTGAATACGTTCAATTTCTTCCAGAGATTGATAAAAAGTCTAATTTTAATAAAATTTGAAATTCATTGTGTTTAGTGGGTCTAATAACTTTTCTAAAGCTTTGACTGATGAGCTATCTTTCATTTTAAACCCACACTGCACAGGTTGGAAGATGTGGATGTTcagaggagtggggggggggggggggggggggggactcaccAATGAAGGCGATGGCTGTGGCGAAGCAGGCTCTGATGTCAGCAGCCAGAGTGTCCTCCACCGTGAGCCGCAGGTACTCGAACTCCCCCTCGTAGAAGTTGGGGCAGGTGGAGGAGACGTTGAGCACGGCCGTGATGCCGGCTGCTGCCAGGGTCTCTCTGCGGGACGAGTGGATGGCACTGCCCAAGAACAGGAAgggcagcagctccactggacCACCCTGCAATTCAAAAGACCACAGTTTAAAAAAcgagaataaacagtttgatcTCATTTCATCCTTTATATCCATTGGCATCTTTGTGTGCGTGACATCATGTATTAACTGTTATAAAAGTGGGATTTGTCTCACCTGATCGTACGCTGGCGTCCTCCGGCCGGTCACTACTGGCTCTGGCTCCACTGAGGGAAGTTGGCTGCTGGCAGAGATGTAACACAGCTCTGGAGAGGCCTCCGAAAATCCCTCAAATCCACCTAAATGGAGGTCACAGAGTATTAGCTAAGCCCCGGGCTCTCACCTAAGTACTCTTTAAAAATGGGTTACGCAGGAAAAAATATAACTATGATCATGATAggactgggcaataaaacaatatcaataattattacaatttaatttagaccaatatattgtaatataatGCTTAGGGAGTGAGGAGGTGTAACAtgtctacctcagatttgtaaagtgttttgctgtttatcaagtgtttgtttaagagtttaaaaccacaaccttcactcaggacTAAAATAAGCCTTgaaactaatatatatatatatatatttatttacaattgtgataattatcgTTATCGACTGTTGATATAATATTGTCCATTTAGCCCAGCCATAAGATGGGGTAAACAtggaaaaaaagtttaaatataaaaagtcaagtttgttttatccttgatgtttgtttatgaaATGTTTCACTCTTGTTACACCCTTAAACCTAATTACTAGTGAGCTCAGTGCATTGACCCTGTTATAAACACATTGGTGGCTcgtgtttatttctttaagtCTTGCCAGGTCAAGTCAACTTCATAAACACTTAGTACAGCAGTAAACTAACAGTAGATCTCAAGTGGGTTTTTAAGTGGTTTTTACCTTGTAGGAAGCAGATGTGCGTGTGGACCTCGCTCTGCAGGGCGGTGAGCAGCATCTGGGCCACGCTCTCCGCCCGCAGCTCGGCCACGGAGCGGCTGCTCtcgtccaccaccaccacgggGGAGAAGTCCCCTCGCCGCAGCCGACCGAGGAGCGCCTTGTCCGGGATGAGCCACTCCAGAGCCACCACCGAGCCCTTGGACCGGCGCCTCATCATCGAGTTCCAGTTCACGTTCCGGGCCTCGCGGATGTGCGCCATGGAGAAGTCGAGGAAAGGTCGGCAGTCCAGCACCACGCCGCCGGCTGAGGCGCACTGGTCCCGGGGGGTCCGGAGGATGTGGACCAGCTCAGTGGCTGTGATCTCCAAAGGCTCCACAGTCATGGCGGAGAAAGTGGATTTAGaagtaatttaaaataaattaactaTATTTGTTCTACTACAAATATGAGCTAATAGAAATAAATCAATCTGGTGTTGGTGTATTCTTCTGTGATCTGATATATGACTGGAGTAATAAAATATAGTACGTGTGTAGAACCTGAGCTGGGTTCGAGTCCTCTTCACGTTTTCACTTGTTCATTGATAACAGCTGTCGGAGGGGCGGGGTCACCGCGGCTCCTCCTTGTTTTTCCCCAGAAGTAGTGACGCAGCAGGCGGAACGACCATATATGGTCTGCCCGACACTCCTCATATGGACACTGACGCGGAAGCTGATTTTCCACGAGCGCACGTGGTCATTCGGGGTTATCCCGTGTTTTTGTGCTGAGTGACGTTGTGCGCGCAACCTCCAGAGGAAAACAGGAGCTGGGTGTTATTCGGGTTGAGATTAAAAACCTGAGCTGCTCCacgacacaacacacactgctgctggttTCCTCTAAAGCAACGCgttcacaaaacaaataaacaaaggagagcagaaaagggaaaagagaacagaaacatgtatgcaagtggaaatgtgtatttatataaatgaatgaacagaaCAAGACACTACACCCCATAAAGCCCCATGAATACAAACCCAAACAGATTACACTCATTTTTacctctttaaaatgttttttgtctttgtattattttttttctgattattttattattatcattatttttattactatcatgatttatttgttttgtttgtttgtctcttttctccacACATATGTACTAATTGGTgaataaaggttaaataaaaaaatcaacgCTTTCCCTCAGTACAAGAAAAGTTAAATGTTGCACTGATGAAATATCAGATCAGATTTGTTTCTACTCTGTGGTGTTAAAGCCTTTTTGCATAGTTGCACTGGTTatatcacatgcacagatgcagCTATTGTTTCTGCTCCTTTAGTGCACGTTCAGACCTGTGtcttttatcacacacacacacacacacacacacacacacacacacacacacacacacacacacacacacacacacacacacacacacacacacacacacacacacacaaagtgaaaagtgaCTCAACTTGATTCAAAGCAGTCCCATAATTCAAAGGAACTAATTTCCCAGAAACTTTGAGTAGACTGAGAATAAGGCTGGAGATACTCTTTATTCTGGTGCTGCCTTATTTCAGTCTGCCTCTGTAAAATCAAACTGTGATGACCGTTATGGGTGTGGGTGACGAACTGTCAACTGTCAAGTCAAGCTTTTGAGTCATAAACTCTCAATGAACAAAATATACCAAACTCACCTTTGATTATTGCTCTCGACATATTTAGTTGTGAACATTTAAAGTTTTActtgtaaatgtttaattttaatgaacctattacatttaaagtaaagtaTTTCTGTGCTTCACCTGATTCGTTTCCGGAGAAAGTTTTTGCCTCAGTCCCACATGAGTAATATTTAAGTCATAATTCATCTAAATGTAGAGGATGTTGTAGGCGTCGTTCCACCCCTGGATACAAGACACTTACTGCCTTCTCACGAGCAAagagaaatatattttatggGCCGTGTGGGATAATTTGTAGCACAAAGTGTAATCTGACGTCTTGGTCTTCATTTCCTCATAACccacattttcaaatcactgCCTTCCCTCAGACGTCTCCCACTCAAACCTCGGACTCCACTTTCTTCATCTTCCCACTTCCTCTCGCCCCCTCCCCGCACCGCCGCCCGCCGGCTCGTCAGCAGCAATCCCACTGtgtcccactctctctctctctctctctccctgctgaggctgcagtctctgcaccagcacacacacacacacacacacacacacacacacacacacatactgtacacacactgtacacacaaagacatacaTTTTGGTACCACAGTTCATCAAGGCTGTCAGTATGAGCTGCTGAGCCTGCATTTACTATGGCCTCAACCTGCACTTTgggcctgaacacacacatt includes:
- the adra2b gene encoding alpha-2B adrenergic receptor; translated protein: MASVLDSSCSMELSGWNSSGSSSGASVPCNQSVLNLAPYSPEATALFATAITCMVLFTIVGNIMVIIAVLTSRALRGPQNLFLVSLAAADILVATLIIPFSLANELLGYWYFKSLWCEIYLALDVLFCTSSIVHLCAISLDRYLSISRVTYGRQRTPRRIKAAIVVVWLISAIISFPPLLSLNKSEPGEGEADRGPQCRLNDERWYILYSTIGSFFAPCVIMILVYVRIYQIAKQRTRCPPGEPRKDGAGSATPSHPQRHAQANGKNDEESTPPSSHKASNARPPTLAITPSSTQGESPTSQNPTPNNLLQPPPPSTAMTPVTSSLDTSPHGPSPPSPVPQSAPAKTKEKKKKGKLWGGKKADNNNGDSSSTDSDMEHSHGGGRGSPNMPGSPAGGGIHSPASVKRYRDMIATSKGARLVPGRKSKTDNNPGAARRKAMVNREKRFTFVLAVVIGVFVVCWFPFFFSYSLQAVCPKTCTIPDPLFTFFFWIGYCNSSLNPVIYTIFNKEFRQAFKKILCSGTKGTFF
- the dusp2 gene encoding dual specificity protein phosphatase 2, encoding MTVEPLEITATELVHILRTPRDQCASAGGVVLDCRPFLDFSMAHIREARNVNWNSMMRRRSKGSVVALEWLIPDKALLGRLRRGDFSPVVVVDESSRSVAELRAESVAQMLLTALQSEVHTHICFLQGGFEGFSEASPELCYISASSQLPSVEPEPVVTGRRTPAYDQGGPVELLPFLFLGSAIHSSRRETLAAAGITAVLNVSSTCPNFYEGEFEYLRLTVEDTLAADIRACFATAIAFIDSVKQRGGRVFVHCQAGISRSATICLAYLMHTQRVRLDEAFDFVKQRRHVISPNLAFMGQLLQFETDVLCQG